TCTTTCTCATGAGGCTGCCTCCCTTTCTCCTTGTGGCGCTCTGCGACCACGTCGGTTATGGTTTATCCGAAAACCTTTCTGGGAAGGTAGCCTCTTTTTTTATCCCTGTCAATCCCCATCGGGTATACCATAGTATCTTAATAAGGGGGGATGCCGAAGGCAGGGGGGATCTTTAAAGACACAGGAGCACTCAATTTCTCTTATTTACTGTATGTTGCTGATTTAACGACATAACCGAAAATTGTTACCTGATAAAATCGTTAAACACTATTATAGCCAAAGGTTTTCCTTTTTAAAAGGAAAATATCCATATTATGTTAAATAACAGTCTTAATTTTGCTTTTCAATCCGTAAAATCTGCAACTTTATGGTTGTGAAAACTGTTAAATCCTATTATTATTGTAGAATTCATAATAAAATAAACCATTTTCAACGAATGAGGTGATGCATGGAAGATAAGACCGATACGTTAAAATATCTGATTTCGGAATCTGACCGGTTTGTAATCACCTGCGAGCATATTCCCGGCCGGGTGTCGCATGACAAGAAGCTCGATGAGATTCTTGCCTTTGCGGAAAAATGCCGGGATACTGGATTGGTTCATGCTCTGAGCCTAACCGACAACCCCGGCGGTACCCCGGCAATCTCACCGGACATGCTCGCCCTTGAAATAGAAAAAATCGGCATCCCCGCTCTGGTGCATTTTCCTGCCAAAGACATGAACCGTAACATGGTGGAATCGCGGGCGCTTGCGCTTGACCGCATGGGGCTTCGGAATGTTCTCGTCATGAGCGGCGATTTTCAGACCGCCGGACAACTGGGTCTGGCCATGCCCGTTTTCGATCTCGATCCCATCCATATTCTCACCATGTTTACCCTCATGAACCGTGGGAAACGGGTGAATTTCACCGACCGCTCTCTCGAAGACGGGCCTCGCACCGATTTTTTCCATGGCGCGGTAGTCTCCCCTTACAAGAATACCGAGGTCGGCTTGATGTTCCAGCTTTACAAGATGGAAATGAAAGCCCGCGCCGGGGCGCAGTTTTTCATCACCCAGCTCGGTTTCGACGCCCGCAAGCTGAAAGATTTTATGCAGTATATTCGTGAAAACAGGATCGAAGTCCCCGTTCTGGGGAGCGTGTTCATTCTCCGGAAGGGCGCCGCTGCTGCAATGAGCCGCGGGGATGTTGCCGGAGCTATGGTAACAGACGAACTCCTTCAGGCAGTGAGCCGTGAGGCGGAAGAAGCGGACAAGGGGAAAGCCGGCTCGCTCGAACGCGCCGCCATGCAGGTCGCAGTCCTCATGGGGCTGGGATTCAGAGGAGCGCATATTGAGGCCATGGTGCTGAAATTCGATATGGTGGAAACCATCCTCGGCCGCGCCGCCGAGCTGAAACCGAATTGGGAGGAATGCATCGAAAAGCTGAATTTCGCTCCAACCGGCGCATACTATCTCGGCCAGACAGGCGCGACCGCGCATTCACCCGCAACCAGTAAGCTCCGGGGCCGATGGGGAACCTACCTGCTCATGAGGCTCCTTCACAAACTTTTTTTCGTGAAAGATGGCGCCTTGAGCGGAATCATGCGTTTCACCTCACGGATTCTCGATTCGGTCAAACCGCTGGGTGCGGTATCCCACTTTTTCGAGCATGCCGCCAAACAGGTCCTCTTCGACTGCAGGGACTGCGGGGACTGCGCCCTCCCGGAGCTTCAGTTCCTCTGTCCGCAGTCGCAGTGCCCGAAGCAGGAGCGCAACGGGCCCTGCGGCGGTTCGCGGCTCGACGCCTGCGAGGTTTACCCCGACCGTCCCTGTGTGTGGAACCGTGTATATATCCGGGCCAAACAGTACGGCGAGCTGGAGCAGATTCGAACAACAGTGATCGGACCTCGCGATTGGAAACTGCGGGAAACCTCCGGCTGGGTCAATTTTCACCTGAACCGCGACCATACCTCGTATGATTTCACATCGTTCTTCGAGGAAAAAGACGCCGAGAAAAAAAGGTAACATAAAGACAGGCAATGGGTAGTGCCAAGAAATATTCCTATGCCTGCGAATGCCCGTGTTTAAAGAATTCTAAAATTTAAACTGTTAAAAATCAGCTTGACAATAGAATAGTATAGATACTTATTAACCCGATAGATACATCGTAATTCAATGATATGACGATTAGAAGGAAATAATATCTATTACGGAGGTCTGCCATGAAGATATTCATTCCCCTGCTATCCCTTTTCGTCGTACTTCATTGTGTGCCGGCAGTCTCCGCCCAGACAGGAGCCGATTACTATCCACTCCGGAAAGGCGATTCATGGCTTTACAAAACGACCCCCATTGGAAAAAGCGGCATTTCATCCCGCACGGACAAGGTGGTTGTTTGGGGTAAGCTGTTCGTCGGGGATAAAGAAGCCATCGTGAAGGAAAACGAAGATCAGAATGGAAGCCGATCATATCAGTGGCTTCAAAAAGATTCTGAAGGGAATATCGTCCTGGCCTCCATCAGCACAGAACCCAGCCGGGAGCGGAGGCTTGTCGATTTCGAACCGCCAATGATCATCATCTCCCATGATGCCCAGAATGTCGGGGCCTCATGGGAAATACGGCAAAAGACAAACCTTGGTGAATTGTTATCGGGCACATTCCTGGTCGAGAGCAATAAGGAGAAAGTAATCGTGCCTGCCGGAACTTTCCGAGACTGCCTGAAAGTCAGGCAAATCAGCTATGACGAAAACGGAAAAAATGGGACAAGATACATTTTTTTCGCAAAGGGAATCGGAATAGTGCTCACCGAGCAGACTGAACCGGAAAACAAGAGGTACCGTGATGAGCTTGTTGAATATACTGTGAAGTAAAACTATAGTGTGCTGGAGGTTTGGAGGCGCTTTTTTTTCATATTGCTCCGGTAATGAACTAAGCGTCGAGGTATCCAAAGATAATCCCCCTGTCACCTTCGGTGACATCCCCCTTACTAAGGGGGAAAATAAGAAAAACTATTCTACCGCGATGGTATCGGTTGCCCCCCTTTATAAAGGACAGGGGGGATCCTACCCCAACGCAAGCATCTGGGAATTCTGAGATTAAGTATCTGTAAAGAGTAAATGAGCTTACACTTTTCTCCGCTGAAATCGCAATATCGATAAATACTTTCCACAACATCGCCGCAATTAAACTGATGAACATGAGTTGTATGAGTTATCCTCTGATTTCATCACTTGTTCATTCTCGTAAGCCATCAATGAAAAAATCGGGGAACAATAACATTTCTTGAAACGTATTTACACTAAAGCTTAATTCTTCTGTAGTGAAGCCGCCCGGAATGTGGTATATTTTTACACGATTTACTCCGGGTTTTTTACTTTTTTATCGAGGGAACAATGAGGATCGAGCGGTTAAAGATTTTCTTTCTTGCGGTTTTATTCTGGCTTGCCGGTGCACCAGCGGGATACGGGTTCGAATTGGATCCCGGCTTTATCAAGTGCGGCACTCCGCAGGCGCTAAAACATTTGATCGGCGGAACCGGAAAAATCGCCTCCTACCGAATGGATACTCTCTCCAATTCGGTTCTTTCCGGGGAGAAGCATTTCCTGGTACACTTCGACAGCACCGGTTATAACGCTCCTGACATGGCCGATCTCGATCACAACGGCCTGCCGGATTACATCGACTCGACGCTGGTTTTCCTTGAATACGCCTGGGACCTTCAGGTGAATACACTCGGATACAAGCCCCCTCTTCCCGACAACGGCGTTGGAGGCGGAAATGAAGTGGATGTGTATGTCAGTAATATTGGAGCAACCGGCAATTACGGTTCAACCTATCCGGACCTGTGGACCTCAGGACCGTCCTCGGCTTACTTTGTCATCGACAACAGTTACCTCAAAAAACAGTATCCTTCCCAGGGGATGGCGGGGCTGAAGGTCACCACCATGCACGAATTCTTCCATGTGATCCAGTTCGGATACATGGTGAGCCGCAGTCCTGAGTGGTGGATAACTTTAGGGTCATGGTGGATGGAGCAGTCCGCCACCTGGATGGAAAACAGGGGCTGGGACGATGTGAATGATTATCTCTGGTATCTGGGGAATTTTTTCAATTATAAAATGCTCCCTCTCGATACAGTTGACGCCAGTTACGGTAATTTCATGTACGGCGCGGTTGTCTGGCCCATGTACCTTGCCAAAAGGTTCGGCGACGATCATATCCGCCGTATCTGGGAGACGATGGGAACCTCCCCCGATCCCGGACTTGCCGCAATGAACCCGCTTATCCCCATCGGGCTTCCCGCCGCCTTCAACGAATTCGCGGTCTGGAACTACTTTGTCAAGGACAAGGCCAATACCCGTGACTTTTACCCGGACAGCAATCTTTTCAAACAGAACATGGGAATCGACCTCCGAGAGAATTTTTATCCCAGCCATGATTCTCTTTTCATCGCCAATATGACCAGCCGGTATGCCGAACTCCTGTTCGTCGGAAGCTGGAAAGAAAATGACGCATTGAACATCACTCTCATACCCCGGGCGGGAATCTCATTGGAGAATACCCTGGTTTTTTATACGACCCCCTACGACTATCAGATCCGTAAATTGTCTCAGGCGACAAGCACCCTGCGGCTCACCCGGACATGGGACCGGGCCGTTCTGGTCACCTCCTGCCCCGATACGCAGGCGAAAAGCGGTTATTTCGTTATCGATACGGATATCAGCACCGCAGTTGATTCCGCCCCTCTTTATGCATTCTCAGTCAAAGGAGCTGTCCCGAACCCGTTCAATCCCCTGACCTCCATACAGTTTACCATGCCGGGCGCCGGTCATGCGGATATCAAAGCTTACGATGTCCTCGGCCGCAAGGCGGCGGAATTGTTCAGCGGGGAACTGACCGCCGGAGAAAAGAGCATACTCTGGAAACCGTCCGGCCTTGCGGGAGGAGTGTATTTCATCAGCATTGTCACTCCGTACGGCTCGAAAACCACCAAGGCTCTCTTGTTGAAATAGGATATTTCATGCCAAAAATTCTGCCCTCCATTCTTATTTTCCTTCTTCCATATACCCCGGCGCTGGCAATGACGGGGAAGACCATGAACAAGTCGGAACTTTTCCATCAGCATTCGGAAAACAGAGGTTTTGTAAAAAGCGGCACCCCGCAGCTTTACCAGCTTTTGTTCGGCACCGGCGCCGAATCGGCGGCGTTCCGCGCCGCATACACCGAATTAAGCCGTCCCGCAATGGATGCTTTTGCCGATTCGAACAATAAGCATTTCCGGGCGCATTACGATACCACCGGTTTCAACGCACCGAACATGACCGACCGTGACCTGAACGGGGTACCGGATTATGTGGATTCCACGCTGGTTTATCTGGAATATGCCTGGTCCCTGGTCATCAAACTTGGCTACGGCGCACCGAGAACCGACACTATGCAGGGGGGATCGAATGCGGTTGATGTGTATCTGGAAGACCTCGCCCCGCAGAAATACTATGGAGTGACCTATCCCGATGAGAGCTTTACTACCATGGGCTCATCCTTTCTCGTTCTTGATAACAATTACACCGATGCGGTTTTCCCGACCAAGGGTTATGCGGCATTGCGGGTCACCAGCGCCCATGAATTCTTCCATGTCATCCACTATTCGTATTATGGCGGCGGCGATGCGATCTGGTGGATGGAGGAATCGGCTGTCTGGATGGAGGATTATGCCTGGGACGATGTCAATGACTACCTGAACTATATAGACTCTTACCTGTTAAACCGTGACATATCTCTCGACACCAACGATCAATCTATGTACGGGGCTTCGCTTTTTGCCTTCTTTATGGCCAAAAAATACGGCAACGACATCATCCGTCAGGTCTGGAACACATTCCGGGACCGTCAGTCAGGAAAGATCGATCTCCTGAATATGGTTCTCCCGGAGGGGCTGCCCGCTGCTCTCGACGATCTGGGAGTCTGGCTCTATTTTACCGGGAAACGCGCCAATCCGGTGGATTTTCTGAAAGACTCCGCCCTTTTTAAAAATGCGCCAACCCCCGGCACCACTCACATGACCATTCCGGCGGTTGATTCGCTCACCTTTCAACGATGCACTTTTAAATATGTCGAAATCTCCCCGCCGAACGGTTTCGCCGCCAGCGATTCCTTGAGTTTCTACTTTTATGAGCGCGACGGAGGGATCTGGAAAAAAGAGGTGATTCTCTACAATTCCCCGACTGATTACGCGGTGAAGAAGCTGACTGATTCGCCTGCTCTCGTAGTTGCGCCGCGTGCTTTCCAGAAAGCGATCATGGTAATTGCTCTGGGTTCGACCGAATTTCAGCAGCGCCACATAGCCTACAAGGTGAACCGGGGATATGAAAAACCTGTTGTCCCGGTCCCCGTGGCCTTTACCCTGAACCAGAACTACCCCAACCCGTTCAACAAAGAGACGGTGATAACCTATTATGTTCCGAGCGAATCTCATATCAAACTTCGGGTGGTGAATCTCGCCGGACAGACCGTTTCGATTCTTGCCGACCGGGTCGATCAAAAAGGCCCCCACAGCGAGCCGTTTCAGGCCGCGGGGCTTTCCAGCGGCGTATACCTGATCATACTGGAATCGGGGAATACCCGTATAACAAGAAAAATGCTCTATTTGAAGTAAAACAGGATGATATGAAGATATACCTGACGAAATCCCAGATCACGGATCTCTTTGGAATCATGGGGAAAAATTTAAAAGAGGACAGCGATCTCTACCGTGATCTGAAAAGCATCATCCGCCTGTATCCCAGGGTGAGCCTCGACAGAGAGTTCGATCTCGACCTGAGTCAGGAGGATATGAAGATGCTCCGTGAACTGTTGACCCCGCGGGAGAAGGAAATCACCGGGGAAAATATTTTTGAGGAAATGAAGAAGGGAATGAAGAAACACTATTAAAAAATGGTATCTGATGGTCGGTAAGACCGCCGGCTATTTTGGTACTGTCAAAATTCCAGCCTCGATGTTCCGCTTCCCTATAAGATGATTCGGCAAAAAGTAAGTTGTACATTATTTTCTGGTGTTTCTTTACCTCACCCCCTGTCCCCCTCTCCTAGTCAGGAGAGGGGGGAACTCATTATGCGCCAAGTTATTACCCTCTCCTAATTAGGAGAGGGTGGCCGAAGGCCGGGTGAGGTTTTTTTAGAGCATTGGCAGCAACAAGATACTTTTTGCCGTACCATCTTATAAATGTGGTCAAAATATAGAGGATGAAGGCTCCAAAGACGCATACAATACTTGTTTATTCCACCGGAACAGGTTTCATGAATGTCCTTATCGCCAAGGCAATTACCCCGATTGCGAGGAGAAAGAGCAGAATGTCGGTCGCAACCAGGATATATTTCTGGTGAGCCATATAATTGTTAAACAAGATTACCAGAGAAGCGAGCGTGGTCACAATCATAAACACCGCAGGAATCAAAGTGAAGAAGAATTTTTTCTTCCGGAGGAGGAGCCAGCTTGAAACCGCGATGAGACCGAGCGCTGCCAGGAGCTGGTTCGCGGCCCCGAAAATCGGCCAGAGCTGGCTGAATGCATTGGAATAGGCCAGAATCCACATCAGGATCACCGAAATGCCGGAGTTGAACCAGTAATGTTTCATGATGGCGGGCGGATTTTTGAATACGATCTGCCAGAGCTCCTCGAACAGGTATCGGTTAAGCCTTACAGCCGCATCGAGGGTAGTGATGACAAATCCTTCCACCAGAAGGATTCCGAACACAGAACCCAGTGCGACCGATATCCCCAGTCCCTGGTGAAAGAGGTTCCCGGCGGCCAGGGAGAATCCAAGAATCGGGTTGGATTTTACACCTGGGTCGGAAGGCCACACAATAGCCTTGTAATCCGCAAAGCTCAGTCCAACCCCGAGGGCTATGAGCACGCAGACGGCGAGAGCGGATTCGAGGAGCATGGCGTTAAAGCCCACATGACGGGCGTCGCACTCGTTCGGAAGCTGTTTGCAGGTGGTTCCCCCGGCGACCAGGGCATGGAAACCGGAGATAGCCCCGCAGGCAATGGTGATGAACATCATCGGCCAGAGCAGACCCAGGCTCTTGACGCCATCCGCCATGTTGAAACTCGGAGTGGAAATCGCAAGCCCGCCGAATCCGGTCAAGAGCACGGAAAAGACCATGAGAATAATGCCGCCGTAAAGAATCTGGACATTGATGAAATCACGGGGCTGAAGAACCAGCCAGACCGGAAGTCCCGCGGCAAAGAGAACGTAAATCGAGATAATGATCATCCAGGTGATGGAATCGAGTGTTATCGGATATTGGATTCCCAGGAGAACCGACCCCACACAGATGGTGAACGCCAGAAGATAGGCCGGAATAGCTTTAATACCTTTCCGGTAGATCAGCCAGCCGAGAAGGGGCGATGAAAGGGTGATGACAATGACCGACATGGAGGCGATTCCGCCGATTCTTCCCAGCACAACGCCGTCTTTCACCACGGTTTTCAGGAAGGTCTGCCCCTCAACTACTCCAATCTTGCTGACCGGCCAGAGCGAGGTGAGCGAAATCGCGGTAGCGGCGAGGAACGATGAGGTGACCAGCACGATCATCACGATGGTGAATATGATAAACAGGTTGAATCCGGCCTGTCCGAGGGTCTTGCGGGCGATTTCGGCCATGGATTTGCCCCCCTCGCGCATGCTGATGAAAAGAGCGGTGAAATCGTGGACAGCGCCGATGAAAATACCTCCGAGCACCACCCAGAGCCAGGCGGGAACAAATCCGTACAGGATCGCCATGGTCGGCCCGATAATCGGCCCTGCTCCCGCTATCGCCGAGAAGTGGTGGGCAAAAACCACATACCGCTTGCTCGGTACATAATCGCGGCCGTCGTTGAATGTGCAGGCCGGCGTCTTATGGTCGGCGTCTTCACCGATCGATCTGGCGATGTATTTTGCATAGAAGCGGCTTGCCAGGACAAACGCCAGTACCGCAACGAGAAGGTATACCAGCACATTCATGAATTTCCTCCCATCGTTTCAAACCTTTCACCGCAACAAATTCTTTTTTCTGATCAGCCGTTTCGAGAATCACCGCGGTCGGGTTCAGCCGCGTTGCGGGTGTCGAAGACTCCTTCGCGGACAAGACTCGCCAGAAGTACACGAGCCTTCGCTGGAGCTGCGCGGTAGCAACATCGGCTGCAACCCGGTGTTAGGCCGCCAGTGTTTGGAATGAGACCCGGTTGCAAATGCCCCTAACTCAACTTCCCAAACCATCCGCGCCGCTCCATCCACTTTGCCAGTTCCAGCACTGGCGAAACGGTGAAAGCCAGCGCGATAATAGTGACCCAATCAACCAGCGGCAGGCTAAACGTTCCAAACGGCTCATGCAGGATCGGTAAGTAAATGATTAGGGCCAACAATGCTAATTCCCACAAGATGGCTATGTTCAACCACTTGTTGGCAAATGGGCGGTTTAGCGCCGAATGGCGGTCGGAGCGGAAGTTGTAGGCTTTGAAGAACTGAATCAGTACCAGCGAGACAAAAGTCATCGTGATGGCCTCTTCGTGGCTGCGGCCAGAATTCCATGCCCAAGCGAAAAGGCTCAGGTTGACGAACATCGACCACAACCCGCCCACCACCATCAGGGTAATAACTGGCCGGGTGAAGATGCCGGAGCGCGGGTTGCGCGGCTTGCGGCGCATGAGGTCAGGTTCGGGCGGGTCTACGGCCAAAGCCAGAGCGGGCAAGCCGTCGGTAGCAAGGTTGACGTACAGGATTTGCACGGCGGTCAGCGGCAGAGGCATACCCAGCAGAGTTGCTCCGGCCATCAAGCCGATTTCGCCGATGTTGGACGAGAGCAGGTACATTAAATACTTTTTTATGTTGCTAAAAATGCCGCGCCCCTCTTCCACTGCCGCAACGATGGAAGCAAAGTTGTCGTCGGTGAGCGTCATGTCGGCGGCCTCTTTGGTCACGTCTGTGCCGGTGATGCCCATCGCAATGCCGATGTCGGCCTTTTTGAGCGCTGGCGCGTCGTTCACGCCGTCGCCCGTCATCGCAACAATGTGGCCTTTCTTTTGCAGGGCTGTGACCACGCGCAGTTTATGCGCCGGGGAAACGCGGGCATACACCTCGATGTTTTCAACCTCGCGCTCAAACTCCTCCTCGCTCATCGCCTCCAGTTCCGCGCCGGTAATGATGCGGCCTGTCTTGAACAAGCCCAGTTCACGGGCCACTGCTTGCGCGGTGAGGGGGTGGTCGCCCGTAATCATCACTGGCTTAATACCGGCCTGCTCGCACGTCTGAATCGCGGCCTTCGCCTCGGGGCGCGGCGGGTCAATCATGCCCACCAATCCGAGGAATGTCATTTCGTGTTCGGCGTTTTCCAGCGTTGCGCCCGGCTTGGAGGCTACCGCCAGAACGCGCAACGCCTCGCTTGCCATCTGGCGGGCCGTTTCCAAAATCATTTCCCGACTCTCGGAGTCAAGGGCTATCTCCCCGTCTGCCGCCAACTGCCGCGCGCATGAATCAAGGATGATTTCCGGTGCGCCTTTGGAGTAGGCTATCGCGCCCTCAGGCCCGGTGTGGAGTGTGGTCATGCGCTTGGTTTCGGAGGTGAACGGAATTTCATTCACGCGGGGGAATTGCGACTCAAGGCCGGCTTTGGTCATCCCAGCTTTGCCCGCGGCCACTACCAAAGCGCCTTCCGTCGGGTCGCCTTTAACATGCCATCGGTCTTCCAACTCGTTATGAACGATGTGCGCGTCGGAAGCAAGTGCCGCGGCCCGCAACAGCAGTTTCAGCGGGTCAGAGGGTTCAACGGCGTGTCCTTCGTGCGAGAATTGGCCGTGCGGCTCATAACCTGCCCCGGAAACTTCAATCATTTGCCCGGCGACAAAGATTTTGCGAGCTGTCATCTCGTCTTTGGTCAGTGTGCCGGTTTTGTCAGAGCAGATGACCGAAGTGCTCCCAAGAGTCTCAACTGCCGAAAGGCGGCGCATTAGCGCATGG
The Candidatus Latescibacter sp. genome window above contains:
- a CDS encoding methylenetetrahydrofolate reductase C-terminal domain-containing protein; the encoded protein is MEDKTDTLKYLISESDRFVITCEHIPGRVSHDKKLDEILAFAEKCRDTGLVHALSLTDNPGGTPAISPDMLALEIEKIGIPALVHFPAKDMNRNMVESRALALDRMGLRNVLVMSGDFQTAGQLGLAMPVFDLDPIHILTMFTLMNRGKRVNFTDRSLEDGPRTDFFHGAVVSPYKNTEVGLMFQLYKMEMKARAGAQFFITQLGFDARKLKDFMQYIRENRIEVPVLGSVFILRKGAAAAMSRGDVAGAMVTDELLQAVSREAEEADKGKAGSLERAAMQVAVLMGLGFRGAHIEAMVLKFDMVETILGRAAELKPNWEECIEKLNFAPTGAYYLGQTGATAHSPATSKLRGRWGTYLLMRLLHKLFFVKDGALSGIMRFTSRILDSVKPLGAVSHFFEHAAKQVLFDCRDCGDCALPELQFLCPQSQCPKQERNGPCGGSRLDACEVYPDRPCVWNRVYIRAKQYGELEQIRTTVIGPRDWKLRETSGWVNFHLNRDHTSYDFTSFFEEKDAEKKR
- a CDS encoding T9SS type A sorting domain-containing protein; amino-acid sequence: MRIERLKIFFLAVLFWLAGAPAGYGFELDPGFIKCGTPQALKHLIGGTGKIASYRMDTLSNSVLSGEKHFLVHFDSTGYNAPDMADLDHNGLPDYIDSTLVFLEYAWDLQVNTLGYKPPLPDNGVGGGNEVDVYVSNIGATGNYGSTYPDLWTSGPSSAYFVIDNSYLKKQYPSQGMAGLKVTTMHEFFHVIQFGYMVSRSPEWWITLGSWWMEQSATWMENRGWDDVNDYLWYLGNFFNYKMLPLDTVDASYGNFMYGAVVWPMYLAKRFGDDHIRRIWETMGTSPDPGLAAMNPLIPIGLPAAFNEFAVWNYFVKDKANTRDFYPDSNLFKQNMGIDLRENFYPSHDSLFIANMTSRYAELLFVGSWKENDALNITLIPRAGISLENTLVFYTTPYDYQIRKLSQATSTLRLTRTWDRAVLVTSCPDTQAKSGYFVIDTDISTAVDSAPLYAFSVKGAVPNPFNPLTSIQFTMPGAGHADIKAYDVLGRKAAELFSGELTAGEKSILWKPSGLAGGVYFISIVTPYGSKTTKALLLK
- a CDS encoding T9SS type A sorting domain-containing protein, with the protein product MPKILPSILIFLLPYTPALAMTGKTMNKSELFHQHSENRGFVKSGTPQLYQLLFGTGAESAAFRAAYTELSRPAMDAFADSNNKHFRAHYDTTGFNAPNMTDRDLNGVPDYVDSTLVYLEYAWSLVIKLGYGAPRTDTMQGGSNAVDVYLEDLAPQKYYGVTYPDESFTTMGSSFLVLDNNYTDAVFPTKGYAALRVTSAHEFFHVIHYSYYGGGDAIWWMEESAVWMEDYAWDDVNDYLNYIDSYLLNRDISLDTNDQSMYGASLFAFFMAKKYGNDIIRQVWNTFRDRQSGKIDLLNMVLPEGLPAALDDLGVWLYFTGKRANPVDFLKDSALFKNAPTPGTTHMTIPAVDSLTFQRCTFKYVEISPPNGFAASDSLSFYFYERDGGIWKKEVILYNSPTDYAVKKLTDSPALVVAPRAFQKAIMVIALGSTEFQQRHIAYKVNRGYEKPVVPVPVAFTLNQNYPNPFNKETVITYYVPSESHIKLRVVNLAGQTVSILADRVDQKGPHSEPFQAAGLSSGVYLIILESGNTRITRKMLYLK
- a CDS encoding carbon starvation CstA family protein encodes the protein MNVLVYLLVAVLAFVLASRFYAKYIARSIGEDADHKTPACTFNDGRDYVPSKRYVVFAHHFSAIAGAGPIIGPTMAILYGFVPAWLWVVLGGIFIGAVHDFTALFISMREGGKSMAEIARKTLGQAGFNLFIIFTIVMIVLVTSSFLAATAISLTSLWPVSKIGVVEGQTFLKTVVKDGVVLGRIGGIASMSVIVITLSSPLLGWLIYRKGIKAIPAYLLAFTICVGSVLLGIQYPITLDSITWMIIISIYVLFAAGLPVWLVLQPRDFINVQILYGGIILMVFSVLLTGFGGLAISTPSFNMADGVKSLGLLWPMMFITIACGAISGFHALVAGGTTCKQLPNECDARHVGFNAMLLESALAVCVLIALGVGLSFADYKAIVWPSDPGVKSNPILGFSLAAGNLFHQGLGISVALGSVFGILLVEGFVITTLDAAVRLNRYLFEELWQIVFKNPPAIMKHYWFNSGISVILMWILAYSNAFSQLWPIFGAANQLLAALGLIAVSSWLLLRKKKFFFTLIPAVFMIVTTLASLVILFNNYMAHQKYILVATDILLFLLAIGVIALAIRTFMKPVPVE
- a CDS encoding cation-translocating P-type ATPase, which produces MKSSLTESNPMWHTLPIETIYSRLKSAPTGLTSAEATRRLAEHGPNELQAAHRISPWTLLFEQFKNVLIVILLVATALSAFLGHGIEAIAIAVIVLFAVLLGFVQEYRADRAIEALRQMAAPTATTLRDGEEVELPARELVPGDVVLLRAGDKIPADVRLIEAVNLQIEEAALTGESVPVEKRIAPLNNHELALGDRKNMAYAGTVATYGRGRAMVVSTGMNTEFGKIAQMLQTVETGKTPLQVNLDKLGHTLARAAFVVVAIIVALGLFRGQPFIEMFIFGIALAVAVVPEALPAVVTISLAIGVQRMVKRHALMRRLSAVETLGSTSVICSDKTGTLTKDEMTARKIFVAGQMIEVSGAGYEPHGQFSHEGHAVEPSDPLKLLLRAAALASDAHIVHNELEDRWHVKGDPTEGALVVAAGKAGMTKAGLESQFPRVNEIPFTSETKRMTTLHTGPEGAIAYSKGAPEIILDSCARQLAADGEIALDSESREMILETARQMASEALRVLAVASKPGATLENAEHEMTFLGLVGMIDPPRPEAKAAIQTCEQAGIKPVMITGDHPLTAQAVARELGLFKTGRIITGAELEAMSEEEFEREVENIEVYARVSPAHKLRVVTALQKKGHIVAMTGDGVNDAPALKKADIGIAMGITGTDVTKEAADMTLTDDNFASIVAAVEEGRGIFSNIKKYLMYLLSSNIGEIGLMAGATLLGMPLPLTAVQILYVNLATDGLPALALAVDPPEPDLMRRKPRNPRSGIFTRPVITLMVVGGLWSMFVNLSLFAWAWNSGRSHEEAITMTFVSLVLIQFFKAYNFRSDRHSALNRPFANKWLNIAILWELALLALIIYLPILHEPFGTFSLPLVDWVTIIALAFTVSPVLELAKWMERRGWFGKLS